The Flavobacterium faecale genomic sequence TTCGATAAAAACGACGAACAGGATGCTCAATACGACCGCAAGTATATATGCCCATGAAAACGGACTTGATAACTGCCTATTGTTAAATGATAGTAAGAATGTGGTGGAAGCAATTCAGGGAAATATTTTTATGCGAATAGGAAATAAACTGATTACGCCACCAGTTGCAGAGGGTTGTTTGAATGGTGTTATGCGCAAGCAGATAATTGCCATTGCAAAAAAAACAGCTATAATCGAGTTTGTAGAAGAGGTAATATCTCCCTTTGATCTTCAAAAAGCAGATGAGTTGTTTATAACCAATGTAATCAAGGGGATTCAGCCAATAACCAAATACAGAAAGAAAAATTTCAATACGGAGACGGCGGAACTTTTAATCGAAAAGTTAAACGATCAAATAAATTCGTAATTAATTTACATAGAATAGTAAAAAAGAGGAGGCGCAGTAAAAACTGTAGTTCTCCTTTTTTTTATGTTCTAGATTTATGGTATTAGTTTAAATACGGATTCTCTGGAGCATTGGACCAAATGAGGTAATCACCGCCAAGCTCTTTAATTTGGTCTTTCCAGAAATGAGTAGGGGACTTACCAATAATTTTGTTTTTGTAAATGTTGGTCGTTACTATCCAAGAGTTAGCATGCATCTCTGTTTCCAATTGATTGTCTCTCCATCCTGAATACCCCAAGAAAAAACGAATATTATTTTTGTTAATAATACCCTCGTTAATTAATTCTTTGGCAGATTCAAAGTCACCACCCCAATATATTCCGTTTGAAATTTCTACACTATTAGGTATTAATTCCGGAACATTGTGGATAAAATATAAATTGTCTTGCTCAACAGGACCACCATTATAGATTCTAAATTTAGAATCAATTTCGGGTACAAGGTCGTGTATGGTATACTTTAAAGGTTTATTGATGATAAATCCTACTGATCCTTCTTTGTCATGATCTGCTAATAAAATCACAGATCTGTTGAATGATACATCTCCAATTATAGAAGGCTCAGATATAAGTAGTTGTCCTTTTATTAATTTTTCTGAAGTCATAATGCTGTAATTTTTTATTAAATTTAAGAAAAAAAATAAAAAAAAACCAAATTTAGCAATAAAATTAAATAAAAAAACCCTCCGATAGGAAGGTTTTGTTTCTATAAAGCAAAACTGTTAATTAGTTTACTGCTCCTTCTAGTTCTGCTCCAGCTTTGAATTTCACAACATTTTTAGCAGCAATTTGGATAGTTTTTCCTGTTTGAGGATTTCTACCATCTCTTGCAGCTCTTGCAGATACAGACCATGATCCAAAACCTACTAGAGATACTTTACCTCCTTTTTTTAACGTATCACCTACGTTACCTAAAAATGATTCTAAAGCTAATTTTGCAGCTGCTTTAGTGATTCCTGCGTCTGCAGCGATAGCATCGATTAATTCTGACTTGTTCATAATGTAAAGTTATTAATGTTGGTTAAAGATTTCTTACTATACAAATTTAGCAGGAAATCCCTAGCATGCAAGCGTTTTCAATTATTTCGACCTGATTTGTTGATAACTTAGTTTTTTTGTTGATAAATAAGGCTCGTTTTATTGGGATTCACGTAACGTCCAATGTTTTTGGGGGTTAAAAAGCTTTTGCCTCGCTCGTAAAACTTATTCCGTTCAATAATTCGGCAGTTTTCATTCTTTTCTTGCCAGGAAACTGAAGACTTATGATTTCAATAAATCCGTCCTCTACTGCAACCTTCATTTCTTTCTTGGTGCATAAGATTGTTCCTACAGCATTTTCATGCTCTTCTGTAACAATTTTAGATTCGTAGATTTTTACATTCCACTCTTCATTTTTGTCTGCTATCGTAGTCCATGCGGCAGGGTATGGGCTCAATCCGCGTATGTGATCGTGTATGGCGGTTGCCTTTTTTGTCCAGTCAATTTTGCAATTGTCCTTGTTTAATTTATAAGCCGTTTTAATTTCGGCAGTTTCGGTTTGAATCGTCGTTTGTACATCGCCTTTTTCAATGATGGCCAAAGTTTCTACCACAGTTGTGCTACCTAGGTGCATTAAGCGATCGTGCAAGTCGCCTGCAGACTCATTAGGATCAATTGCTGTTTCATGGTTCAAAATCATCGCACCGGTATCAATTTTATCATCGATAAAAAAGGTGGTTACGCCTGTTTTTGCTTCACCATTAATTATAGCCCAGTTAATAGGAGCGGCACCACGGTAATTTGGTAGGAGAGAAGCATGCAGGTTGAAGGTTCCTAGTGATGGCATTTCCCAAACCACTTTCGGTAACATTCTAAACGCTACAACTATTTGCAAATTGGCATTCAATGCTTTTAATTCGGCAAGAAAGTCTTCATCTTTTAAATTAGTAGGTTGCAATAGCGGTAAATTATTGGCAAGTGCATAGTCTTTTACGGCTGAATATTTTATTTTTTGTCCGCGACCAGCTGGCTTGTCGGCAGCTGTGATCACGCCTACCACGGTATAGTTGTTCTGAATAATAGTATCAAGGATTCCTACTGCAAATTCGGGAGTTCCCATGAAAACAATTCGTAATTTTTCCATTATAATTTTAAGGTATAGGTATTGTTGGGTTGTATACTGATAGTTTCGTTGGCAAGTAATTCTTGCAGTGCAAAGATAAGCGCGTCTGGGCTTGTATTTATTTTATTTTGTATTTCTCTTGAATTCAACGGTTCTCCTTTTAATAGCAGCATAATTTGTTGCTGTAGTACCTTTAGGTCTTTACCTTTCGGTTTTAGAGTAATGCAATAGGAGCAAATACCGCAATTTTCGGACTCCTTTTCTCCAAAATACGATAAGATCAATTTGCTTTTACATGTTGACTCTTCCTTTATATAATGCAATACAGAGGCTAATTGTTCTTTTTTTAGTGTATTTTGCTTCTCAAGATACTTTGCGACACGGCTAATAGTGCGTTCATCTTCTCGAATTTCATTAAAAGTGATTGCGGCATCATTATTTTTCGAATGAAAATCAATGACTTGTTTCTCGTGTAATTTTTCGAGCACAGCATAGACTTGTTTTTCTGTTCGTTGGGATTTTTTAGCAATTAAGGAACAGTTGAAAGCGGTCTCTATTTCGTAAACCCCAGGATAGGTGCGTACGATTGCTAAAATAATCTCTTCGTCGTTGGGATTTAAACTAAGGTAACGCAGCACTTCTTTGGATGAAATAATAAACTGTAAACTTATTTTTTGCGAAGATTCTTGTGCTAATGTTAAGATGCCTTGTTGGTCTAGAAACTGAATAGCATTGAAGGTGCGAAGAACGGGAAAATTATATTTGACACAAAAGTGATTGAGGTTGAAGCTGAATTTTTCATCAATTCCTTCGCCATAAGCAATTTGAAAATAGGTATTCAGTTTTCGGTAAATAAGATTTAGATACGCTTTGTCGGGCAGGTTTTTTATAAACTGATTTTCAGCATTTATCGCATCTGATGGACTGGTAAGTAAAACAGCAAATGCTTTTTCTTCATTTCGTCCAGCTCTTCCAGCTTCTTGGTAATAATTTTCCATGTTTTCAGGCAACTGGATATGGATTACGGTTTTTACATTCGCCTTGTCAATTCCCATTCCAAATGCATTTGTGGCCACAATTACTTGTGCTTTTTCTTCCATCCACAAGGCCATGTTTTTGTCTTTTTCTTTCGATTTAAGTCCTCCGTGGTAGTAAGTCGCCTTAAAACCTAAGGATTGTAATTGCGAGGAGATTTCTAAACAAGATTTTCTATTTCGAACATAAATAATAGAAGGTTGTGGATTTTTCTTTAAAATTTGTTGAATTTTAAAAAGTTTATCCTCAGCCTCAAATACCATGTAGGCAATATTTTTTCGAGCAAAAGACTGTTGAAAGAGAACTGGGTTTTCAAGTCCTAGTTCGGAAATGATATCCTCTTTTACACGTGAGGTAGCAGAGGCCGTTAAAGCCAAAAAGGGTACTGTTGGAAAGTGATCCTTTAAATCGGATATTTTTAAATAAGCAGGTCGAAAGTCATGACCCCATTGAGAAACGCAATGAGCTTCGTCGATGGCGATCAAATTGATGTCTAGTGTTTTAATGCGTTCCAAAATCCAGTCCGATTGAAGCCGTTCTGGAGATAGGTATAAAAATTTATAATTTCCGTATTGGCAATTATCCAATAAATTGATTAGTTCTTCAGAGTGGATACCGCCTGTAAGTGCAATGGCCTTGATGTTGCGGCTTTGCAAATTGGCAACCTGATCCTTCATCAAAGCAACTAATGGTGAAACGACAAGACAAATCCCTTTCGATAATAACGCTGGTACTTGAAAGCAAATGGATTTTCCTCCACCCGTAGGCAACAGGGCAAAGGTATCCTTGCCACTCAAAACAGAATCAATAATATCGTTTTGGAGCGGTCTGAAACTATCGTGTTTCCAGTATTTTTTGAGGATTTCTAAGGCTTCAGACATGCTATTTGCTTTTACTACAGTATATCTTCAAGTGCGTTTAATATAAAATCGACACGGTTTTCTACGCTGTCTTGTGGCACCTCGATTGGGTCATAGCCAAAACTTCTATAGGCATCTACAATACATTGATGTACCTTTTCTGCCTCAGTATAGGTCTCGTATCGAGCGTCATCAATTTTATAAATTTCTTCCCAAGGAGAAAGCATAAAGATTTTGGTGTACTTGCATTCTTCGCAAGCAGTTGTAAAATTCTCAGGATAATCTTGGTTGATAAAATGCATGTAAGCCAATATATCAGGCACACCACGATCAATAAACACATTTGAATGAGGTTCTTGTAATGCTCCTTCATATTGTTTTTGACGGCCTTCTAGCAAGAGTCTGCTAAAAAGTAATGGGTCTGCTAAAAATAGCTGATCGATGCCGTTTTTCTTAGCTTCGAGTGTTATTTCTCTCGAAATTTCGGGATAACAACAAAAGCCCTTATCTATCAATTGATTAAGAATTGATGATTTTCCTGTTCCAGGTCCTCCTATGAGTACGATTATGTTTTTTTGCACAGTTTTGAAATAAGGTTCAAAATTAATGAAACTATTTGGTATTTTAAAAAAAATGAGCCCTCATATTATGTTAGTTTTGACAAAAAATCAGAAGGTATAGTTATTATTTTCCATTTGAAAACGTATATTTGCTTATATTTTATACAAAGGATGGATAAGAAGTCAGAAGAATTCTATGAAAGATTAAAAGCGGAGTTGGAGAGAAGTTCTTCATGGCCCGCATTATATTTATACAAATTTATAGTTCCTACAACGGTAGAAAAAGTGCAGCAAGTAGAAAATGCTTTTGACTGCATGGGAGCCGTTATCAAAACTACACAATCAAAAACAGGAAGGTTTACTAGTGTTTCTGTAGATGTTCAAATGAAAAATCCTCAAGAAGTTATTGAGAAATACATTGAACTGTCTGCAATTGAAGGTATTGTGTCTTTATAGAACAGCCTAAGAATAGTGGTTTGCTTACTGCCAAAAAAAAGCTATTTGTACCCATAAAAGCGAGCGCTTTGATTCAAAATTTAATTCACTTATGAATTCAAAATACCAAAAAGAAAATGCAAATGATGTTGTACACCACTTGGAGTACAATGCCGAAAGAACGCATTTAATTATACCAGAGTACGGTCGTCATTTACAAAAACTGATCGATCAAGCTACGGCGATAGAGAGCGCAGAAGAACGCAACAAAGCGGCAAAGTATATCATTCAAGTAATGGGAACTTTAAATCCGCATTTGCGTGATGTGCTTGACTTTCAGCACAAATTATGGGACCAATTGTTTATTATGTCTGATTTTAAATTGGATGTAGAATCACCTTATCCTATTCCGTCAAGAGAGGTTTTGCAGTTGCGTCCAGATATTTTGGAATATCCTCAAAATTATCCAAAATACAGGTATTATGGTAACAATATCAAGTACATGATTGATGTTGCTAATAAATGGGAAGAAGGAGATATGAAAAGTGCTTTGGTGAAAGTTATTGCCAACCACATGAAAAAATCATATTTGAGTTGGAACAAAGATACTGTGAAGGATGATGTGATTTTTGAACATCTATATGAGTTATCTGGCGGAACATTGAATTTGATTCAAAGTGATGAAGAGTTGTTGAACACAACCGATTTGCTACGCACGAACAAAAGAGTGTCAAATAAAATTAATACAAGTACGCAACCTAAGATTCAAACCAATAAAAAGAATCAAAACAGCAAACGACCGTATACCAAAAACAACAACCAAAAATAGCATCATTTGCTAGGTTACTGTTTTAAAAAAGAACTAAAAACAAACAAACAATAAATTTAACTCATACCACAATGGGAGTATTCAAAATTGAAGGAGGCATTCGTCTTAAAGGTGACATTACGCCACAAGGAGCAAAAAATGAAGCATTACAAATACTGTGTGCCGTATTATTAACTCCAGAAAAAGTAACGATAAACAACATTCCTGATATTATTGATATCAATAAATTGATCAAGCTTCTTGGTAATTTGGGTGTGAAAATTCAAAAAAATGGCCCGGGATCTTATGATTTTCAGGCTGATGAGGTAAATGTTGACTACTTGGAGACAGAAGCTTTCAAAAAAGAAGGTGGAGCTTTGAGAGGTTCGATCATGATTGTAGGTCCGCTTTTGGCACGTTTTGGAAAAGGGTACATCCCAAAACCAGGAGGAGACAAAATTGGTAGACGTAGACTAGATACACACTTTGAAGGTTTTATCAATTTGGGTGCTAAGTTTCGTTACAACAGAGAAGATCACTTTTATGGTGTAGAAGCTACTGAAGGATTGGTTGGTACTGATATGTTACTTGATGAAGCGTCGGTAACAGGTACTGCAAATATTGTAATGGCTGCTGTTCTTGCTAAAGGAAAAACTACTGTATACAATGCAGCTTGCGAGCCTTACTTGCAACAATTGTGTAAGATGTTGAACTCAATGGGAGCTAACATTACTGGAGTTGGATCAAATTTATTAACGATCGAAGGAGTGAAAAGCTTGAGCGGATGTACGCACAGAATTTTACCTGATATGATCGAAATTGGTTCTTGGATTGGACTTGCTGCCATGACAAGAAGCGAAATAACCATCAAAAATGTAAGTTGGGATAACCTAGGA encodes the following:
- a CDS encoding YqgE/AlgH family protein, with the protein product MTSEKLIKGQLLISEPSIIGDVSFNRSVILLADHDKEGSVGFIINKPLKYTIHDLVPEIDSKFRIYNGGPVEQDNLYFIHNVPELIPNSVEISNGIYWGGDFESAKELINEGIINKNNIRFFLGYSGWRDNQLETEMHANSWIVTTNIYKNKIIGKSPTHFWKDQIKELGGDYLIWSNAPENPYLN
- a CDS encoding HU family DNA-binding protein — translated: MNKSELIDAIAADAGITKAAAKLALESFLGNVGDTLKKGGKVSLVGFGSWSVSARAARDGRNPQTGKTIQIAAKNVVKFKAGAELEGAVN
- the fmt gene encoding methionyl-tRNA formyltransferase, with the translated sequence MEKLRIVFMGTPEFAVGILDTIIQNNYTVVGVITAADKPAGRGQKIKYSAVKDYALANNLPLLQPTNLKDEDFLAELKALNANLQIVVAFRMLPKVVWEMPSLGTFNLHASLLPNYRGAAPINWAIINGEAKTGVTTFFIDDKIDTGAMILNHETAIDPNESAGDLHDRLMHLGSTTVVETLAIIEKGDVQTTIQTETAEIKTAYKLNKDNCKIDWTKKATAIHDHIRGLSPYPAAWTTIADKNEEWNVKIYESKIVTEEHENAVGTILCTKKEMKVAVEDGFIEIISLQFPGKKRMKTAELLNGISFTSEAKAF
- a CDS encoding RecQ family ATP-dependent DNA helicase; translation: MSEALEILKKYWKHDSFRPLQNDIIDSVLSGKDTFALLPTGGGKSICFQVPALLSKGICLVVSPLVALMKDQVANLQSRNIKAIALTGGIHSEELINLLDNCQYGNYKFLYLSPERLQSDWILERIKTLDINLIAIDEAHCVSQWGHDFRPAYLKISDLKDHFPTVPFLALTASATSRVKEDIISELGLENPVLFQQSFARKNIAYMVFEAEDKLFKIQQILKKNPQPSIIYVRNRKSCLEISSQLQSLGFKATYYHGGLKSKEKDKNMALWMEEKAQVIVATNAFGMGIDKANVKTVIHIQLPENMENYYQEAGRAGRNEEKAFAVLLTSPSDAINAENQFIKNLPDKAYLNLIYRKLNTYFQIAYGEGIDEKFSFNLNHFCVKYNFPVLRTFNAIQFLDQQGILTLAQESSQKISLQFIISSKEVLRYLSLNPNDEEIILAIVRTYPGVYEIETAFNCSLIAKKSQRTEKQVYAVLEKLHEKQVIDFHSKNNDAAITFNEIREDERTISRVAKYLEKQNTLKKEQLASVLHYIKEESTCKSKLILSYFGEKESENCGICSYCITLKPKGKDLKVLQQQIMLLLKGEPLNSREIQNKINTSPDALIFALQELLANETISIQPNNTYTLKL
- a CDS encoding AAA family ATPase, with translation MQKNIIVLIGGPGTGKSSILNQLIDKGFCCYPEISREITLEAKKNGIDQLFLADPLLFSRLLLEGRQKQYEGALQEPHSNVFIDRGVPDILAYMHFINQDYPENFTTACEECKYTKIFMLSPWEEIYKIDDARYETYTEAEKVHQCIVDAYRSFGYDPIEVPQDSVENRVDFILNALEDIL
- a CDS encoding DUF493 family protein is translated as MDKKSEEFYERLKAELERSSSWPALYLYKFIVPTTVEKVQQVENAFDCMGAVIKTTQSKTGRFTSVSVDVQMKNPQEVIEKYIELSAIEGIVSL
- a CDS encoding DUF4290 domain-containing protein, whose amino-acid sequence is MNSKYQKENANDVVHHLEYNAERTHLIIPEYGRHLQKLIDQATAIESAEERNKAAKYIIQVMGTLNPHLRDVLDFQHKLWDQLFIMSDFKLDVESPYPIPSREVLQLRPDILEYPQNYPKYRYYGNNIKYMIDVANKWEEGDMKSALVKVIANHMKKSYLSWNKDTVKDDVIFEHLYELSGGTLNLIQSDEELLNTTDLLRTNKRVSNKINTSTQPKIQTNKKNQNSKRPYTKNNNQK
- the murA gene encoding UDP-N-acetylglucosamine 1-carboxyvinyltransferase, with the protein product MGVFKIEGGIRLKGDITPQGAKNEALQILCAVLLTPEKVTINNIPDIIDINKLIKLLGNLGVKIQKNGPGSYDFQADEVNVDYLETEAFKKEGGALRGSIMIVGPLLARFGKGYIPKPGGDKIGRRRLDTHFEGFINLGAKFRYNREDHFYGVEATEGLVGTDMLLDEASVTGTANIVMAAVLAKGKTTVYNAACEPYLQQLCKMLNSMGANITGVGSNLLTIEGVKSLSGCTHRILPDMIEIGSWIGLAAMTRSEITIKNVSWDNLGLIPNTFRKLGITLERRGDDIYIPAHEDGYEVKTDIDGSILTIADAPWPGFTPDLLSIILVVATQAKGDVLIHQKMFESRLFFVDKLIDMGAKIMLCDPHRAVVMGHDFKSTLKATTMSSPDIRAGISLLIAALSAKGTSTIQNIEQIDRGYENIDSRLRAIGANIIREE